The Leptospira paudalimensis region ACAAGGCAGTTGTTATGCGAGAATAGGAAATAAATTAATCCCACTCAAAAAAGGTGATTTATTATTCATCACAAGAGGGATACACCACGAGTTATTATCTGATCCAAAAGCAAAAGTTGTTACCATTGAACGATTTTTGAATGAGAAAAATAACCAAAGGAAAGACCAAAACCCAGTCACTACCTTTGTATCCGTTCGGTATGAAGTTCCTAATGGACCTGTCCACCCACTTCTCATGGAGTTACCAGATTTTATCTATATTCCATATGAAAGTATCCAAAAACACCACTCGCTTGAAGATTTTATTCAAATCCTTTCGAAAGAACTAGAGTTAAATCTTGGAACTGACTTAATTGTGCAAAGATTAACAGACATTATGCTGTATTATATGATTCGTATTTGGTTACAACAAGAGGAAAACTCACCTTCTGGTTGGATCAAAGCCTTCCACGATAAAACAGTTTTGTATGCATTAGAAAAACTTCACAATGCATATGCAAAGGAATGGACAATCGAATCACTCGCAAAAGAGACTGGGGTATCTCGCGCAAATCTAGCTAACAAATTCCGGGATGTGTTGGGAATCCCACCTATGGAGTATTTGGCAAAACTGCGTATGGAAAAAGCAAAAGTTTTATTTCAAAAAGGGAATATGGGTTTAGAGGAAATTGCACAAAATGTAGGTTATGCGTCAGCTTTCTCTTTTTCCAAAGCTTATAAAAGAATTTATGGAAATTCACCTAGTAGAGAATGGAAACGAGTTGTCTAACAAAGTTCGAATACTATCTAGTTGGTTTTTTTTAGGTAAAAAAGTCGGTTGGTTTCTGTAAATTTCAGCTGCCTTTCGGATTTTGGTAGTTTCTGGTAATAGTGGTTTCATCTGTTTCCATCTACCATCGAGTTTCATTTGTTCCGATAGTTTTAAATAAGATCGAATCCTTCCAACTTTAGTTGCATAACGAATTCTATTTTTACATTGGCATGGATTTGTACTCTTAATTAAACTACATTCTTTTCCCAAAAATTGTTCTAATTGGTTTCTTGCTCTAGATAATAATTGTCGATAGGATTCAGGTTTGATTCCCATTACGAGTCCACCTTCTTCACTCGAAATAGAAAATACATCTCCTAATAAATAAGCCATTCTATACTTACGAGTTAAACTTTGTAACATCGCATATGTACAAGCTACTTGCACATGTAAAACCATATTCGAAACATTGGAATTTGTATCTTCTTCAAAATTGGATCCAGTTTGTTCCAATAATTGAGAAGGTGTATTGTATTGAGATCTGTGCAATTCATCACGGATGTTTCTAAGATGAATGTGTTTTGTTTCTAGATTTGACTTTTTAATATTGATGAGGTGGTTACTGGCTATCTTATAAATCCAAGTGGATAGTTTGCTCTCTCTTCGAAATCCACCCAGATTTGTAATCACTTTGACTAAAATTTCTTGAGTGGCATCTTCTGCATCTTCAGGGTTCCATAAAAATTTTAGAGCTAAGGAAAAAACTTTTGGTTGGAAGAATTGTACCAACTCTTCCAACGCCTTAGTTTTACCTTGTAAACAACTCTCTAAAAGAGAGATATGTGGATCTTCGATCATCGTTTATGATTGGCCAACCAATGTACAACTAATGCTAAAAATGCGGGTAATCCTTGCGAAAACAAAATCGAAAATTTTGCAGTGGCTGAGCCATAAATCCCCGCGACCACAACACAAACGAGAAAAAACAGAATCGTTTGGAATTTTTGGTTTTGTTCTTTGATGAAAAACAGTGCCCAAAATAATCCTGCAGCCAAAAACCCATTGTACAAACCTTGGTTTTTCGCAAGTTTTGCAGTGATTTCTGCTGTTTCAGGTGTGAGTTGGAATACTTTCATTCCAAATTCTGTTTTCCATAAGAACATTTCCAACACCAATATAAATACATGTTCTACCGCTACAAAACCAGTGAGTATGAGAGAAGTGAGTTTCATTGAATCCTCCTAATGATTCCTTTCTATCTTGTGACAACAGGATTTGTCGGTTGTGACAAAGTTTGGAAAAAAAATGAAAAAAATCCGTCCATTCTGGTTGAAAAGTCGCACTTGCACCAGATCGAGCGGTATAACAAAGTCAGCCTTTTCAAAAAACACTCGAAACCATAATCAGTATCACTTTTGTTATTAAAATCTTCCAATAAAAAGTGAAAATAAAAGATGAAAACTATACCAACTTGTTTCCGTTACATTACGATTATATTACTATTCTTCTTAGTCTCTTGCAATCAAAATGGAGGTACGAACCAAGCGTCTTTGTTTGGTCTCTTAGCATTTGTCGGATCCAATTCACAATCCACCGATACTTCACCACCGTCAAATCCGACTGACCCCATTATTCCTCCCGTAAATACAACTCCTACACCTCCAGCACCTTCGACGGAAGTATGTGTATTAGGCACAGATGCATTTTATGTGAATGGGGATTCTGGGAATGATTCCAATGTTGGAAGTAAAACGGAACCAGTACGAACCATACATAAAGCAATGGAGTTAGCTTCAGCAGGTAAAGTAATTTGTGTCACATTCAAGTCAGGTGGAAATTCATATTCAGAAGAAGACATAACATTAACTGCAAAATCGGGAGTCAGCCTTTATGGTGGATACAATACTTCTTGGGTTCGTGATCAAATCCAAAATCCAACTAAGTGGAAAACGAATCGAATCGGCATTATGTATTCGAATTTAAATGGCGATGCAGAAATATCTGGATTTCAAATTACAGCGAAAGACCCAACAACACCAAACGAAAGTTCGTACGGAATTTTAGTCACAAGTGGAACGGCAAAACTTACGATTAAAAATGTAAATGTGCAAGCTGGCTCTGTCCCGCAACTTCCTTCTTCAACACCAGGATCAAGCATTGGCATTTTGGTCTCAAACTTATCTCACCTAATCATTGATACATCAGAAATTCGCAGTGGAACAGCAGCTAATGGCAGCGATGGAATTGATGGAACCAATGGTATAGGTGGTGGGAATGGTGGGGATGGAACCAATGGAAATATAGATAATTCTTCAATTAATGCTCTGGGAGGACTTGGTGGTGTAAATCCCTCCTTTTCGAACTTGAATGGTTATGCTGGAGGCCGTGGAGGAAAAGGGGCTGAAAATGGAATCAGTGGTCTTGGTCCCTGTGGGGGCACAGGCTCAATATACAATAATTCTACTTCGACTAGTTTCAATAATCCTGGATTAGCACCTAACTGTGAAGTTGTAAATGGAACATCTGGAAACCAAGGAATGTCCCAATCAAATTTAATTGGTTCATTTTCGCCCTTTTACACTCCTTTGAACGGTTTTGATGGTGAAGATGGATCTAACGGGACTCCTGGAAGTGGTGGCGGAGGCGGAGGCGGACAATCTTGTTTTTTTTGCGTTAATGGAACTGGAAACGGAGGGGGAGGCGGAGGTGCTGCTGGAAGTAAGGGTAATAAAGGAACTGGGAGTAAAGGAGGAGCATCTAGTTTTGCAATCGTATTACTAAGTTTAGGTGATGTTTCTTTATCTAACTCAAGGTTTATTTCAGGAACTGCTGGTAACGGAGGATTGGCTGGCAAAGGTGGAGAGGGAGGATCTGGAGGCCTCAAGGGAAACGGTGCAAGTGTTGGTGTAGGTGAAGTTGGTAAAGGTGGAGACGGTGCTCCTGGTGGTAAAGGAGGGAATGGGGGAGATGGCAGTGCAGGTAGTGGCGGATCTTCCATTGCTCTGGTTTTACAATCAGTTTCCAGTTTAACTGCAAATCAAAATCACTTCCAAACAGGCACAGCTGGTAATGGTGGGTCAGCTCGCAATTCCCATTCGGGGAACGGAGGCCACTCCATTGGGGTCTATTCTACCAATGGAAATTCATACACTCTCAATGATTCTGTATTCCTGTTAGGTAATGAAGGAAGTAATGGATCCATCACTGGATCAGGTATGCAGTCATCTCCTGGCCAAAAGAAAAATCTGAGTTGGGAATAAAAAGGCAGTTCGATTAATCGAGGAACATTTAAGGTTCCTCGAAGCCAGGTCTCGTTTTAACTTCCAAGAAGCCTTCCTCAGCCGGATAATTGAGATATCTAGATAATGTTACGATTCTGCCATAACAAACATTCCGATACTGAATATTAAAATCAAATAATACATTTGGCGGTGGTGAAACTGAAACATTGGTTTCATAGTAAACTGATTTAATGCGTCCATCACTTCCGCGTAAGCGAAATGTCACATCCTGCAATTCATTTTTTCCATTTCCATAACTCAATTCATCTAATCCTGTAAATCTGGTTCCATCAGTCGGAGAAAGGATATTCCCACGAAATTCATCAATGAATGGAATGTATGTAATTTTTGGAAAAAATTCAAGGACGTTTGTATTGGTTGAACCAATAAACTGATTCCATATTAAATTTCCATTCCAATCAAATTTTAAGAGGATATGATTTCGATAATTTCCTGATGGATAAAATTGATAACTATGAATAGGATTTCCAAATCCACCTGCTGAATTTCCAGAAGCGAAAATACCATCTGATCCACCTGTTAATGTATTAATGTCGCCAAGATTAAAAGATGTACTTGAATTTCCTAAGTAAGTTACATTTTGAATTGAATGATTGTTTATCGAAAGGTTCGCAAGAACGATTCTCGAATATGAAGGTAACGGATGTCCTGGAAATCCACTAAAGTTATCTTGTGCTGAACCACCAATTAAAATATTATTATTTGGTCCTAGTTCTGCAGTTGATATTTCTACACTATTAATGGAAGGTAAATATGTTTGAGTGGTGGGTGTACCATCCGATTTTAAAATTGCCCATCCAATCTCCCTTTGACCAATGTTCGTTCCATCCGAAGCAACTTTTGTGCTTGGGAATTCTATAA contains the following coding sequences:
- a CDS encoding AraC family transcriptional regulator encodes the protein MDLLSDILFSAGWKNDLLSKGQIFDSFGFHFPCEKSGGFHVVTQGSCYARIGNKLIPLKKGDLLFITRGIHHELLSDPKAKVVTIERFLNEKNNQRKDQNPVTTFVSVRYEVPNGPVHPLLMELPDFIYIPYESIQKHHSLEDFIQILSKELELNLGTDLIVQRLTDIMLYYMIRIWLQQEENSPSGWIKAFHDKTVLYALEKLHNAYAKEWTIESLAKETGVSRANLANKFRDVLGIPPMEYLAKLRMEKAKVLFQKGNMGLEEIAQNVGYASAFSFSKAYKRIYGNSPSREWKRVV
- a CDS encoding RNA polymerase sigma factor, which translates into the protein MIEDPHISLLESCLQGKTKALEELVQFFQPKVFSLALKFLWNPEDAEDATQEILVKVITNLGGFRRESKLSTWIYKIASNHLINIKKSNLETKHIHLRNIRDELHRSQYNTPSQLLEQTGSNFEEDTNSNVSNMVLHVQVACTYAMLQSLTRKYRMAYLLGDVFSISSEEGGLVMGIKPESYRQLLSRARNQLEQFLGKECSLIKSTNPCQCKNRIRYATKVGRIRSYLKLSEQMKLDGRWKQMKPLLPETTKIRKAAEIYRNQPTFLPKKNQLDSIRTLLDNSFPFSTR
- a CDS encoding DUF1304 domain-containing protein; this encodes MKLTSLILTGFVAVEHVFILVLEMFLWKTEFGMKVFQLTPETAEITAKLAKNQGLYNGFLAAGLFWALFFIKEQNQKFQTILFFLVCVVVAGIYGSATAKFSILFSQGLPAFLALVVHWLANHKR